CTCGGCACCCTCCGTCGTCCGCGACAGGGCGGCCTGGAGGGCGCCCGCTTCGTAGTAGTCGTCGGAGCCGATGACGGTCACGTAGCGCGCAGTTGCGGCGAGCATCCCGGCATTCATGGGGCCCGCGGGGCTCGCGATGCCGTCGTGGTGTTCGATGACTCGCAGTCGCTCGTCGGAGATGCCGGCGAGACGTGGCCTCAGTGATTCCGCCGCGATGCCGTGGGTGACCACGGTCACCCGCACGGGGAGCCCGGTGTCGGCGAGCGCTGAACCTACCGCCCGCTCCACGGGTCGCTGGGCGGTGTGCACGGCAACGACGATGTCGAGAAGCGGTTCGTCGGTCATTCGGTGGCGAAGCCGGCGAGCTGGGCCTGCACAGCGAAGTCGGGAACGGCGGCGATCAACTCGGCGAAGGTGCCGCGGGCCTCAACGCGGCCGTCCGCCATGAACACGACCTGATCGCTGTCTCGAATGGTGCTGAGTCGGTGGGCGACGGCGACGACGGTGACGTCACCACGAAGCGCACGAATGGCCTGCGCGACATCAGACTCGGTCTTCGTGTCGAGCGCGCTGGTGGCCTCGTCCATGACGAGAACGAGCGGGTCGTCGTAGAGAGCACGGGCGATACCGAGCCGCTGTCGTTGCCCACCCGAGAGAGCCATTCCGCGGTCTCCGACGCGAGCGTGCATGCCGCCCGGCCGGGCCTCAACGGTGCTCCACAGCTGCGCGCGTCGTAGCGCAGTCTCGATGCGCGCTTCGTCGAGCTCGCCCGACCAGGTGAGCGCGACGTTCTGCGCGATGGTGCCGTCGAACAGGGCCACGTCCTGCGGCACATAGCCGACGCGTGACCGCCAGGCGGCCATGACGTCTCGCAGATTCTGCTCGCCCACACGCGCCTCACCGCTGGACGGCACGAGCAGGCCGAGGATCAGGTCGACGAGGGTCGACTTGCCCGCGCCCGACGCCCCCACGATTCCCACCGTTGACCCCATCGGGATGCTGAGGCTGACGTCGCGCAGAGCCGGTGCGTCAGACCCGGGGTAGGTGAAGATGACGTCGGTGAGACGCAATTCGGAGGGCTCGGCGACGAGAGGCTCGCGGCCGATCGTCTCAGCGTTCGCGACGTAGTCACGGGCCTCCGTGATGTCACGCACGACGGCGTCGACCTGGGGCACATTGGCGTGCGTTGTGGAGACGATCGACTGGAACCCCGTCAGCGAGGGGATCATGCGGAAGCCGGCGACGCCGAACAGCGCGACCGCCGCAAAGGCATCCGCCGCGCCGCCGGTGGCGTAGGCCACACCCCCCACGAGCAGAAAACCGCCGACGAGTGCGGCATCGAGCACGAAGCGGGGCACCATGCCCAGGAAGCTGATATTGGCCCGGGCGCGGGTGGTGTGAATGCGGTTGTCATGGACGACCCTCGCGACCTCGGGAGCCTTGCCGGCGAGGGTGATCTCCTTCAACGCCGAAACCATGTCGGTCATCAGGGTTGCGACCTTGAACGAGTAGTCGCGGTTGACCCGGCCAGCCTGCACGG
The sequence above is a segment of the Microcella alkaliphila genome. Coding sequences within it:
- a CDS encoding ABC transporter ATP-binding protein, which gives rise to MYTTLRRIMPLLPDRARAFLITYTVITSGLAVLDIGALALLALSLTSMVAGEPVTLPLVGEVPPSGYVWILLVVSGLIILKSFLSIVLQWRATRRFAAFELEIGDRLFDAYIRAPWTERLKRNTAQLVRLADVGIANVTAGFLIPISTLPSLITTFVAVLIVLVIAQPVTAAITIGYLGLIAALLYYVVSRRAVQAGRVNRDYSFKVATLMTDMVSALKEITLAGKAPEVARVVHDNRIHTTRARANISFLGMVPRFVLDAALVGGFLLVGGVAYATGGAADAFAAVALFGVAGFRMIPSLTGFQSIVSTTHANVPQVDAVVRDITEARDYVANAETIGREPLVAEPSELRLTDVIFTYPGSDAPALRDVSLSIPMGSTVGIVGASGAGKSTLVDLILGLLVPSSGEARVGEQNLRDVMAAWRSRVGYVPQDVALFDGTIAQNVALTWSGELDEARIETALRRAQLWSTVEARPGGMHARVGDRGMALSGGQRQRLGIARALYDDPLVLVMDEATSALDTKTESDVAQAIRALRGDVTVVAVAHRLSTIRDSDQVVFMADGRVEARGTFAELIAAVPDFAVQAQLAGFATE